A stretch of the Malus domestica chromosome 08, GDT2T_hap1 genome encodes the following:
- the LOC103441936 gene encoding uncharacterized protein: protein MVGGGGIAMDFPAEETASSFSSPPRLPTRLRRRLSLVDSNKTPTTAEQIQTKLRLADLRRQEHYEKLSSKARAKPRNPSRSSSEGEDLGQRLEAKLQAAEKKRLSILENAQMRLAKLDELRQAAKSGVEMRVEKERQKLGSKVESRFQQAEANRMLLLKAYRQRRATLKERTSQSLLRKMAWEKKYKERVRAAISQKRAAAEKKRLALLEAEKNRACARMLQVQRVAKSVSHQREIERRAKREQLEDRLQRAKRQRAEYLRQRGKLQISFQVSWNRMHEEADLLSRKLARCWRRFLMLRRTTLALAKDYDALKINEKTVKSMPFEQLAILIESTNTLQTLKALLDRLEIRLKVSRTVASINYPSRFDNIDHLLKRVASPRKRTTPRTSLRSRDAKKESSIRNAARNSVKLSRYPMRVVLCAYMILGHPDAVFSGSGEPEISLAKSAEEFVRQFELLLKVILDSPVQSSDEESDSALPKHLTFRSQLGAFDKAWCSYLNCFVGWKVKDARLLVEDLVRAACHLELSMIQTCKMTPQGESGDLTHEVKAIQKQVTEDQKLLREKVQHLGGDAGIERMKSAISETRLKYFQAKENGSPSGLQQVTHITSPSPPSSPLSPSASADKRSDSGRVVRSLFREDDTAHHGVVSSAPKTSLDQQLGSSSQKLVTENELIVNEFLHEQKQAFADIFNVNDEDPNNVQSKIRQTMEKAFWDGIIESVKQDEPNYDRIIQLMMEVRDEICEMAPQSWKQEIFEAIDVDILSQVLKSGNLDIDYLGKILEFSLVTLRRLSSPANDDEMMATYQSLRKELNEICQTRDDSSCSSVLAMVKGLRFVLEQIQVLKREISKARIRLMEPLLKGPTGVQYLRKAFADRHGSPSDANTSLPLTAQWLSTVWDCKDQEWQEHTISCSTLTSGDNPSQGFVPTTSLRSGGSFLVKANSPSTSAATNITGIQQPECKGETVDLLVRIGLLKLVSGVSGLTEEALPETLKLNCSRLRAVQAQIQKIIVTSVSVLICRQTLLSERIVTSPTDMERVLSKCTERLLGTLGSAEDAGMEEIVESISDFSIDGNEVADSEKLRSRKAVITSMLGKSLQAEDPVFKRVSSAVYTAARGVVLGGSGPLGRKLAETALRQVGAVALTESVVEAAEVLVVAATVSVSVHGPWYVHLTENM from the exons ATGGTGGGGGGCGGCGGTATAGCCATGGATTTTCCGGCCGAAGAGACGGCGTCGTCCTTCTCTTCGCCTCCGAGACTTCCCACGAGGCTCAGACGGAGGCTCAGCCTTGTCGACTCAAACAAGACTCCAACCACCGCCGAACAAATTCAGACCAAGCTCAGACTCGCCGATCTTCGCCGGCag GAACACTATGAAAAGTTGTCAAGCAAGGCACGAGCAAAGCCGAGGAATCCCTCACGATCTTCATCTGAAGGGGAAGACCTTGGCCAGCGCCTAGAAGCCAAGCTACAAGCTGCTGAGAAGAAAAG GTTGAGCATTCTCGAAAATGCTCAAATGCGCTTGGCTAAATTGGACGAATTGAGGCAAGCAGCTAAAAGTGGGGTAGAAATGCGTGTTGAAAAGGAACGTCAAAAGCTTGGCTCGAAAGTGGAATCACGTTTTCAGCAGGCAGAGGCAAATAGAATGCTCTTGCTCAAAGCTTATAGACAAAGAAGGGCTACTTTGAAGGAAAGAACATCTCAGTCATTATTGCGGAAGATGGCTTGGGAGAAGAAGTACAAGGAGCGTGTACGTGCTGCAATTAGCCAAAAACGTGCAGCTGCTGAAAAAAAGCGATTGGCGCTTTTGGAAGCAGAGAAGAATAGGGCATGTGCAAGGATGTTGCAAGTGCAAAGAGTGGCCAAGTCTGTCTCTCATCAACGTGAGATTGAAAGGAGGGCAAAAAGGGAGCAGTTAGAAGACCGGTTGCAAAGG GCAAAGAGGCAAAGAGCAGAGTATCTAAGGCAAAGAGGAAAGCTACAGATATCTTTTCAAGTGAGTTGGAATAGGATGCACGAGGAGGCTGATCTCCTTTCCAGAAAGTTAGCAAG GTGTTGGAGGCGTTTCCTCATGCTAAGGAGAACTACACTTGCTTTGGCAAAAGATTATGATGCcttgaaaattaatgaaaagactGTCAAGTCAATGCCGTTTGAGCAGCTCGCAATTTTGATTGAATCAACTAATACCCTTCAGACTTTGAAAGCTCTTCTTGACAGGCTTGAGATCCGGTTAAAAGTTTCCAGGACTGTTGCCTCAATAAATTATCCATCCAGATTTGATAACATAGACCACCTTCTCAAACGAGTTGCTTCCCCAAGAAAGAGGACTACACCAAGGACATCTTTAAGGAGCAGAGATGCAAAGAAAGAATCTTCCATCAGGAACGCAGCTAGAAATTCTGTTAAATTATCAAGGTATCCGATGAGAGTGGTGCTTTGTGCTTACATGATTTTGGGTCATCCAGATGCGGTTTTCAGTGGTAGCGGAGAGCCTGAAATTTCTCTGGCCAAATCTGCAGAAGAGTTTGTTAGACAGTTTGAGTTACTACTAAAAGTTATATTGGACAGCCCTGTACAGAGTTCTGATGAAGAGTCTGATTCCGCATTGCCCAAACATTTGACCTTCAGATCTCAGCTTGGAGCCTTTGATAAAGCATGGTGTTCCTACTTGAATTGTTTTGTGGGTTGGAAGGTTAAGGATGCTCGGTTATTAGTGGAAGATTTAGTGAGAGCAGCGTGCCATTTAGAGCTCTCCATGATTCAAACTTGCAAGATGACTCCGCAAGGAGAGAGTGGTGATCTTACTCATGAAGTGAAGGCTATTCAGAAACAG GTTACTGAAGACCAAAAGTTACTGAGGGAAAAAGTGCAACACCTAGGTGGAGATGCTGGGATTGAGCGTATGAAATCTGCTATATCTGAAACACGGTTAAAATACTTTCAAGCAAAGGAAAATGGAAGCCCATCGGGGTTGCAGCAGGTCACACACATTACTTCTCCAAGTCCCCCTAGTTCACCACTCAGTCCTTCTGCTAGTGCAGATAAGAGAAGTGATTCAGGTCGTGTAGTCCGATCCTTATTTAGGGAAGATGATACTGCCCATCATGGAGTTGTGTCCTCTGCTCCAAAAACCAGTTTGGATCAGCAGCTTGGATCTTCTTCACAAAAGTTGGTCACAGAGAATGAATTGATTGTGAATGAGTTTCTCCATGAGCAAAAGCAGGCCTTTGCCGATATTTTTAATGTTAATGACGAAGATCCAAACAATGTCCAG TCAAAGATTAGACAGACAATGGAGAAGGCTTTCTGGGATGGCATAATTGAATCTGTAAAACAGGACGAGCCCAACTATGACAGAATAATTCAACTCATGATGGAGGTGAGGGATGAAATCTGCGAGATGGCTCCACAGAGCTGGAAGCAAGAGATTTTTGAAGCTATTGATGTGGATATTCTCTCTCAG gTTTTAAAGTCTGGTAACCTGGACATTGATTACCTGGGAAAGATCCTAGAGTTTTCATTGGTCACATTGCGAAGGCTCTCCTCTCCAGCGAATGATGATGAAATGATGGCCACATACCAGAGTTTAAGGAAAGAACTAAATGAGATATGTCAAACCAGGGACGATTCCAGCTGCTCAAGTGTCCTGGCAATGGTCAAGGGCCTGCGTTTTGTTCTAGAGCAGATTCAG GTGCTTAAACGAGAGATTAGCAAAGCACGTATAAGACTTATGGAACCTTTGTTAAAGGGGCCAACTGGTGTGCAGTACCTGAGAAAAGCTTTTGCCGATCGCCATGGATCTCCCTCTGATGCCAATACCTCTCTACCACTTACAGCACAGTGGCTTTCAACAGTGTGGGATTGCAAAGATCAGGAGTGGCAAGAACatacaatctcttgctcaacactGACAAGCGGCGATAATCCATCTCAGGGGTTTGTTCCTACCACCTCCCTTAGAAGTGGTGGAAGCTTTCTGGTGAAAGCAAATTCTCCTTCTACTTCTGCTGCTACTAATATCACAG GTATTCAACAACCGGAATGTAAGGGAGAAACAGTTGATTTGTTGGTGAGGATTGGTTTGTTGAAGTTGGTAAGCGGAGTGTCTGGTCTGACTGAAGAAGCTCTGCCTGAGACTCTCAAGCTTAACTGTTCTCGGCTGAGGGCTGTTCAGGCCCAAATTCAGAAAATTATTGTTACTTCCGTAAG CGTTCTTATTTGCCGGCAAACCCTTCTAAGTGAGAGGATAGTAACCAGCCCCACAGACATGGAACGCGTATTATCAAAATGCACCGAGCGACTTTTGGGGACCCTGGGCAGTGCCGAAGATGCAGGCATGGAGGAAATTGTTGAATCAATTAGTGACTTCTCAATCGACGGCAATGAAGTTGCAGACAGCGAGAAGCTTCGATCGAGGAAGGCGGTTATCACGAGCATGTTGGGAAAGAGCTTGCAAGCTGAGGATCCCGTGTTTAAAAGGGTTTCTTCTGCGGTTTATACGGCTGCAAGGGGAGTGGTTCTTGGCGGGAGCGGACCCCTAGGAAGAAAGTTAGCAGAAACAGCGCTCCGGCAAGTTGGAGCTGTGGCGCTGACAGAAAGCGTGGTGGAAGCTGCGGAGGTTTTAGTGGTGGCAGCCACCGTATCAGTTAGTGTTCATGGACCTTGGTATGTACATTTGACTGAGAACATGTGA